One part of the Tunicatimonas pelagia genome encodes these proteins:
- a CDS encoding cell division protein FtsQ/DivIB: MKRIKKSVHLVTMLIILVTAIGATEYRRQQRVCTQISVAIEHDGIESFVSEREIRGLLQQGEKSIIGLPLNGLELKQLEHRVLGNPYVEWANVHYDLEGKVHVAVQQSRPIARIIHPKLPDAYVSTTGKLLPLSGRHTARVMLVGGTFIPKLIKGDWNQDSTGNQLLSLAKYIEQDDFWRAQIAQMDVNQQGEVTLHPQVGKQTIKFGKPDQIAEKFDKLELFYQQILPRKGWNYYNGVNLTYENQIVCD; the protein is encoded by the coding sequence ATGAAGCGGATAAAGAAATCGGTACATCTGGTCACGATGCTTATCATATTGGTGACTGCAATAGGAGCCACGGAGTATCGTCGTCAGCAGCGGGTGTGTACACAAATTAGTGTAGCTATTGAGCACGATGGTATTGAGTCTTTTGTGAGCGAGAGAGAAATACGTGGTCTGTTGCAGCAAGGCGAAAAATCGATTATCGGGCTGCCCCTAAATGGGTTAGAGTTAAAGCAACTGGAGCATCGAGTACTGGGAAATCCTTACGTAGAGTGGGCAAATGTGCATTACGATTTGGAAGGAAAGGTACATGTTGCCGTACAGCAGAGCCGACCTATTGCCCGCATCATACACCCCAAATTGCCCGATGCTTACGTTAGCACTACTGGAAAGCTATTACCACTTTCGGGGCGACATACGGCGCGGGTAATGCTGGTAGGAGGTACGTTTATTCCAAAATTAATTAAAGGAGACTGGAACCAGGATAGCACCGGAAACCAGCTTCTTTCCTTAGCAAAGTATATTGAACAAGACGATTTCTGGCGGGCGCAAATTGCTCAAATGGATGTGAATCAACAGGGGGAAGTAACGCTTCATCCTCAGGTGGGTAAGCAAACAATTAAATTCGGAAAGCCCGATCAGATTGCTGAAAAGTTCGATAAGTTAGAATTATTTTACCAGCAGATTCTGCCCCGAAAAGGATGGAATTATTATAATGGGGTCAACCTGACCTATGAAAATCAAATTGTGTGTGACTAA
- the murG gene encoding undecaprenyldiphospho-muramoylpentapeptide beta-N-acetylglucosaminyltransferase produces the protein MAERKPYRVIISGGGTGGHIYPAIAIANALRSMHSKTEILFVGADGRMEMQKVPEAGYAIEGLWISGLQRKLTADNLLFPAKVISSSFKANQIINAFKPQAAVGVGGFASGPLVYVASLRRVPSLLQEQNSYAGLTNKMLASQVSKICVAHPGMEKFFPAEKLVFTGNPIRKEIVELAQQKLDERKAEAIEYFGLNPQKKTLLVIGGSLGARTLNESVINNIQALVDANVQVIWQSGKYYYQKMKEQLSAIPDHDSIQLREFLNRMDLAYSVADVVISRAGALSISELALVQKPVIFVPSPNVAEDHQRKNAEALVRAKAALMITDAEAPGSLVEQTLALLADESQQQQLQQNIQQWARPEAAEHIAQEVVKLIEEKP, from the coding sequence TTGGCTGAACGAAAACCATATCGAGTAATTATTAGCGGAGGCGGCACTGGCGGACATATCTATCCGGCCATTGCTATTGCCAATGCGTTGCGGTCTATGCATTCTAAAACTGAAATTTTATTTGTAGGAGCCGACGGGCGCATGGAGATGCAAAAAGTGCCCGAAGCAGGTTATGCAATTGAAGGATTGTGGATTAGCGGACTACAGCGAAAACTGACTGCTGATAACTTGTTATTTCCCGCTAAAGTAATTTCCAGTTCATTCAAAGCGAACCAGATAATCAATGCGTTTAAGCCGCAGGCGGCGGTTGGGGTAGGAGGATTTGCCAGTGGGCCATTGGTATACGTAGCCAGTCTGCGCCGGGTGCCGTCGTTGCTTCAGGAGCAAAACTCTTACGCGGGGCTAACCAATAAAATGCTAGCCAGTCAGGTGAGTAAAATCTGTGTGGCGCATCCGGGTATGGAAAAATTCTTTCCAGCCGAAAAATTGGTCTTTACCGGAAATCCTATCCGAAAGGAAATTGTAGAACTGGCTCAGCAAAAATTGGACGAGAGAAAGGCGGAAGCTATCGAGTATTTTGGGCTGAATCCGCAAAAAAAGACCTTGTTGGTTATTGGTGGAAGCTTGGGAGCAAGAACGCTGAACGAGAGTGTTATCAATAATATTCAAGCATTGGTAGATGCCAATGTGCAGGTAATCTGGCAAAGTGGTAAGTACTACTACCAAAAAATGAAGGAACAACTATCGGCGATTCCCGATCACGATAGTATTCAGTTACGGGAGTTTCTGAACCGGATGGATCTAGCGTATTCGGTGGCTGATGTAGTAATTTCTCGAGCGGGCGCGTTGTCAATTTCTGAATTGGCGTTAGTACAAAAACCCGTTATCTTCGTGCCCTCCCCAAATGTGGCGGAAGACCATCAGCGGAAAAACGCCGAAGCATTGGTACGAGCTAAAGCCGCTCTGATGATTACGGATGCCGAGGCACCTGGTTCACTTGTAGAGCAAACGTTAGCTCTGCTGGCCGACGAAAGTCAGCAGCAACAGCTACAGCAAAATATTCAGCAATGGGCCCGCCCCGAGGCGGCAGAGCACATTGCTCAGGAAGTAGTTAAACTAATTGAGGAGAAGCCATGA
- a CDS encoding metallophosphoesterase family protein: MKQWVITDIHGCVKTFEALLQRIGFNRSDALYLLGDYVDRGPDSKGVLELVMQLSQSKHKVHCLLGNHEIMMLHAVHNSGTKAARHWKKYVGGGETLRSFRAVKPHEISEHYIEFIANMDHYFEVGNYILVHAGLNFAVPDPLQDKEAMLWTRGQTHINHAWLNGRIVVHGHTPQPTQQVIQNVERMEQNPVVDIDCGCVYPRNNMHHLCALELISRQLVFQKNVD; encoded by the coding sequence ATGAAGCAATGGGTAATTACTGATATTCATGGCTGTGTTAAAACCTTTGAAGCGTTGCTCCAGCGCATTGGTTTTAACCGTAGTGATGCTCTTTATCTGCTGGGCGACTATGTAGACCGAGGTCCCGATAGCAAAGGCGTATTAGAATTAGTAATGCAGCTTAGCCAGTCTAAGCACAAAGTACACTGTCTACTGGGTAACCACGAGATCATGATGTTGCACGCTGTGCATAATTCTGGAACCAAGGCAGCGCGCCATTGGAAGAAGTATGTGGGGGGTGGCGAAACGCTTCGAAGCTTTCGGGCAGTAAAGCCACACGAAATTAGCGAGCACTACATTGAGTTTATTGCCAACATGGATCATTATTTTGAGGTAGGTAACTACATTTTGGTACACGCCGGACTAAATTTTGCGGTGCCTGATCCGCTGCAAGATAAAGAGGCAATGCTCTGGACGCGCGGACAGACGCATATTAACCATGCTTGGCTCAATGGTCGCATTGTGGTGCACGGTCATACTCCTCAGCCTACGCAGCAGGTAATCCAAAATGTAGAGCGTATGGAGCAAAACCCAGTGGTAGATATTGATTGTGGCTGCGTTTATCCCCGTAATAACATGCATCATTTGTGCGCTTTAGAGCTCATCTCCCGCCAGTTAGTTTTTCAAAAAAATGTAGACTAA
- a CDS encoding DinB family protein, whose protein sequence is MSTKSTAHHQPEIAEHLLALQKKVNEVIAFYQQDLNFTTMVYALWSAKDILGHLVCWHESFARNLADVSEGRKPNPLKGKLSEVNQLGVEANRLFSIDELIARLNIAQQLIEEHIFNTEVQRIPYKRGTRDYSRPEHLEIVVAHLRRHLKDLHKIYHLRYAET, encoded by the coding sequence ATGTCTACCAAGAGTACAGCCCACCACCAGCCTGAGATAGCCGAGCACTTACTTGCTTTGCAAAAGAAAGTGAATGAAGTCATTGCTTTCTACCAGCAGGATTTGAATTTTACTACAATGGTATACGCCCTGTGGTCGGCCAAAGACATTTTGGGACACTTAGTATGCTGGCACGAAAGCTTTGCCCGTAACTTGGCTGATGTATCCGAAGGCCGAAAGCCCAACCCGTTGAAAGGCAAATTATCGGAAGTAAATCAGTTAGGAGTAGAGGCAAACCGTCTGTTTTCTATTGATGAGCTTATTGCTCGATTGAATATTGCCCAGCAGTTGATTGAGGAGCATATTTTTAATACGGAAGTGCAACGTATTCCTTACAAAAGAGGCACCCGCGACTACAGCCGACCGGAGCATTTGGAAATTGTAGTAGCTCATCTAAGACGTCATCTGAAAGACCTCCACAAAATATACCATTTACGCTATGCCGAGACCTAA
- the ftsZ gene encoding cell division protein FtsZ, with translation MNKTYSFDLQPQNPSIIKVIGVGGGGSNAVNHMFNQGIRDVEFIVCNTDVQALQTSPVPNKLQIGIGLTEGLGAGANPEKGKEAAIESKEDIRDLLSDNTKMLFITAGMGGGTGTGAAPEIARVARELGILTVGIVTSPFSFEGRKKMRLANEGIAELRESCDTVLVILNDKLRETYSNLSLSNAFAQADNVLTTAAKSIAEIITLPGDINVDFEDVKTVMANSGAAVMGSAKVDGDHRAKRAAEMALSSPLLDNVNITGAQRILLSIKSGTEKEIQMDELTIITSYIQDQASEEMEMIFGHGVDETLGESVMVTVIATGFDQEDSSEPEEDSKQIIDLETNKKVPESNNTNEPAPEHRFEPPVQNFIADDPQPTYESIQDEPEEEEELMHEMSSQKRLLMEEAYKRKLKLQGRKSISAPDSEQDHFKKEDFNEPAYMRRNVHLYSVPSHQDRNISRYSLDDDNNIVSNNRFLHDNVD, from the coding sequence ATGAATAAGACATATAGTTTCGATCTACAGCCTCAGAACCCGTCTATCATCAAAGTGATTGGTGTCGGAGGCGGAGGTAGTAATGCTGTAAACCACATGTTTAACCAAGGTATTCGGGATGTAGAGTTTATTGTCTGCAATACCGATGTGCAGGCCTTACAAACCAGCCCGGTTCCTAACAAGCTTCAGATAGGCATAGGACTCACCGAAGGACTGGGAGCGGGAGCGAATCCCGAAAAAGGCAAAGAAGCTGCTATTGAAAGCAAAGAAGATATTCGCGATTTACTAAGCGATAATACCAAGATGCTATTCATCACGGCCGGAATGGGCGGTGGAACCGGAACCGGAGCGGCTCCCGAAATTGCCCGAGTGGCTCGGGAGTTAGGTATTTTAACGGTGGGCATTGTTACCTCTCCGTTTAGCTTCGAGGGGCGTAAGAAAATGCGACTGGCGAACGAAGGGATTGCTGAACTGCGGGAAAGCTGTGATACCGTGCTGGTTATTTTAAACGATAAACTGCGGGAGACCTACAGTAACTTATCGCTGTCTAACGCTTTTGCCCAAGCCGATAATGTGCTGACGACGGCAGCCAAAAGCATTGCGGAAATTATCACCTTACCGGGTGACATTAACGTAGATTTTGAAGATGTAAAGACCGTAATGGCAAATTCCGGCGCAGCGGTGATGGGTTCAGCCAAAGTAGATGGAGACCATCGGGCCAAACGAGCCGCCGAAATGGCCTTGTCTTCTCCCTTGCTCGATAATGTGAATATTACCGGAGCGCAGCGCATTCTGCTATCGATTAAATCGGGTACGGAGAAGGAAATTCAGATGGACGAGCTGACCATTATTACTTCGTATATTCAGGATCAGGCCAGTGAGGAGATGGAGATGATTTTTGGCCATGGGGTTGATGAAACATTAGGCGAAAGCGTAATGGTGACTGTGATTGCCACTGGGTTTGATCAAGAAGATTCAAGCGAGCCAGAGGAGGATAGTAAGCAGATTATTGATCTGGAAACTAATAAGAAGGTACCTGAGAGCAACAATACAAATGAACCGGCTCCCGAGCATCGGTTTGAGCCTCCGGTGCAAAACTTTATAGCGGATGACCCTCAGCCTACCTACGAGTCTATTCAAGATGAACCGGAGGAAGAAGAAGAATTGATGCACGAAATGAGTTCGCAGAAGCGACTGCTGATGGAGGAAGCCTATAAGCGAAAGCTGAAGTTGCAGGGGCGAAAAAGCATTAGCGCGCCCGATAGCGAACAAGATCATTTTAAGAAGGAAGATTTTAACGAACCGGCTTACATGCGCCGTAATGTGCACTTGTACAGTGTCCCTTCTCACCAAGATCGTAATATATCGCGCTACTCGCTGGATGATGACAACAATATCGTCAGCAACAACCGCTTCCTGCACGATAACGTAGACTAA
- a CDS encoding MBL fold metallo-hydrolase, protein MKKVFKMIGLSVGALLLVLLIGGFMFTKLSPEFGGKPTSKQQESFTQLDHYKDGTFVNLIPTSMDMSFGNILSVIRDYIQGIPNGVPDFLPPVESVDSLSLVDPADAPTQITWFGHSAVLVEIDGLRVFLDPMLGNVPAPHPWLGGSRFNEQLPISIEQLPPIDAVLISHDHYDHLDYGSVKMLKEKVKDFYVPLGVGAHLRRWGVAEDAIHELNWWDEIQHENLKIVFTPSRHFSGRGITDRNTTLWGSWIIQGKNDNLYFSGDGGYGPHFREVGERYGPFDLAMMECGQYDERWAQIHMMPEESAQAAVDVQAKRLMPIHWGAFRLALHAWTDPVERITVKAQQLQIPVTTPQIGETFIVNSPDLPSTSWWNRN, encoded by the coding sequence ATGAAAAAAGTTTTTAAGATGATCGGATTATCCGTTGGCGCGCTACTGTTGGTACTACTTATTGGAGGATTTATGTTCACTAAATTAAGCCCGGAATTCGGGGGTAAACCGACATCCAAACAGCAAGAATCATTTACCCAATTAGATCATTATAAGGACGGAACGTTCGTCAATCTGATTCCTACCTCAATGGATATGAGTTTTGGTAATATTCTTTCGGTAATACGAGATTACATCCAGGGCATTCCTAACGGGGTACCAGACTTTCTCCCCCCCGTTGAGTCGGTAGATTCTTTATCCTTAGTTGACCCAGCCGATGCTCCAACGCAGATTACCTGGTTCGGACATTCGGCGGTGCTGGTAGAAATAGATGGGCTGCGAGTTTTTCTCGACCCTATGCTGGGCAACGTTCCCGCTCCGCATCCGTGGCTGGGTGGCAGTCGGTTTAATGAGCAATTGCCTATCAGCATCGAGCAACTTCCCCCGATTGATGCGGTGCTCATCTCCCACGATCACTACGACCATCTGGACTATGGTTCGGTAAAGATGCTAAAAGAGAAGGTAAAAGATTTCTACGTTCCGTTAGGAGTGGGTGCTCATTTACGCCGCTGGGGCGTAGCTGAAGACGCTATTCACGAACTTAACTGGTGGGATGAAATTCAGCATGAAAATCTAAAGATAGTATTTACTCCCTCGCGTCACTTCTCTGGTCGCGGGATCACCGATCGTAACACTACCCTTTGGGGATCATGGATTATTCAGGGTAAAAATGACAATCTATATTTTAGTGGCGATGGCGGCTACGGCCCCCACTTTAGGGAGGTTGGTGAACGCTACGGCCCGTTTGATTTAGCTATGATGGAGTGTGGACAGTACGATGAACGCTGGGCGCAAATTCATATGATGCCCGAAGAATCGGCTCAAGCAGCGGTAGATGTGCAAGCCAAACGACTGATGCCTATCCACTGGGGAGCGTTCCGGCTCGCCCTGCACGCTTGGACTGATCCGGTAGAGCGGATAACAGTAAAGGCTCAGCAGTTACAAATACCCGTTACCACTCCCCAGATCGGCGAAACTTTTATAGTCAACTCACCTGACCTGCCATCTACTAGTTGGTGGAATCGTAATTAA
- the mraY gene encoding phospho-N-acetylmuramoyl-pentapeptide-transferase: MLYYLFDYLEREFDVPGAGLFQFISFRAGMATLLSLLITITFGKRLIQYLQKKQIGEVVRDLGLEGQLQKKGTPTMGGLIILSAIIIPTLLFAKLDNIYVILVLVATVWMGTVGFIDDYIKTFKKNKEGLAGRFKIVGQVGLGLIVGLTLYFHEDVRVRQFDEEMMGSITNVGEEIQEMPKGAYEDIKTTQTTIPFIKDNEADYKNFLSFITFGLVELPDAWTWVIYVAIVIFIVTAVSNGANITDGLDGLAAGTSATIGITLAIFAYVSGNLLFSQYLNVMYIPDLGELVVFATAFVGACMGFLWYNAFPAQVFMGDTGSLSIGGIIAVMAFAVRKEILLPIICGVFLIENLSVMLQIGYFKYTKNKYGTGRRIFAMAPLHHHFQKKNLHEAKIVSRFWLIGIMLAIFSLVTLKIR, translated from the coding sequence ATGCTGTATTATCTGTTTGATTATCTAGAACGAGAATTTGATGTGCCGGGGGCGGGACTGTTCCAGTTCATCTCGTTCCGGGCAGGCATGGCTACGCTGCTTTCGCTACTCATTACCATCACCTTCGGGAAGCGCTTGATTCAGTACTTACAAAAGAAACAGATTGGGGAAGTAGTGCGCGACTTGGGGCTAGAAGGCCAGTTACAGAAGAAAGGCACCCCCACCATGGGCGGTCTTATTATACTAAGTGCCATTATTATTCCTACTTTGCTATTTGCGAAGCTCGACAATATCTACGTAATCTTAGTACTCGTTGCTACCGTATGGATGGGAACCGTCGGCTTTATTGATGACTACATCAAAACGTTCAAAAAGAATAAAGAAGGACTAGCCGGGCGATTCAAAATTGTGGGGCAGGTTGGGCTAGGATTGATTGTAGGGCTGACGCTCTATTTTCACGAAGATGTACGAGTCCGGCAGTTTGACGAAGAAATGATGGGCAGCATCACCAATGTGGGAGAAGAAATTCAGGAGATGCCTAAAGGAGCCTACGAAGATATTAAGACTACCCAGACCACTATTCCTTTTATAAAGGATAATGAGGCCGATTACAAAAACTTTTTATCGTTTATCACTTTCGGTTTAGTAGAACTACCCGATGCCTGGACGTGGGTGATCTACGTAGCTATCGTTATTTTCATTGTTACTGCCGTTTCCAACGGAGCTAATATCACCGACGGGCTGGATGGATTAGCGGCTGGCACCTCCGCCACCATCGGAATTACCTTGGCTATTTTTGCCTACGTGTCGGGTAACCTGCTTTTCTCGCAGTACCTCAATGTAATGTACATCCCCGATTTAGGAGAATTAGTGGTCTTTGCCACGGCCTTTGTTGGAGCTTGCATGGGCTTTTTGTGGTACAATGCGTTTCCGGCGCAAGTATTTATGGGCGACACTGGTAGTTTGTCCATCGGGGGAATTATCGCCGTTATGGCCTTCGCCGTGCGGAAGGAGATTTTACTGCCTATTATTTGCGGAGTGTTTCTCATAGAAAATTTATCGGTGATGCTCCAGATCGGCTACTTCAAGTACACGAAGAATAAATACGGAACGGGTCGGCGCATCTTCGCGATGGCGCCCCTGCACCACCATTTTCAGAAGAAAAATCTGCACGAAGCCAAAATTGTGAGTCGCTTCTGGCTGATTGGCATTATGCTGGCTATTTTCTCATTGGTAACCCTTAAAATTCGTTAA
- the ftsA gene encoding cell division protein FtsA has product MDNDQPVVGLDIGTTKICVIVGRKNEYGKLEVMGMGKAVSDGVIRGIVSNIDKTVQAIQKAVQQAEEQSGVEINVVNVGIAGQHIRSSVHHGSITRNSSEEEITVGDVERLTQDMYRIVTPPGCEIIHVMPQHYIVDYEEGIMDPVGMSGVKLEADFHIITAQTNAINNVNKCVRKAGLEIDNLILEPLASSLAVLSEEEKKAGVCLVDIGGGTTDIAIFHDGIIRHTAVIPFGGNIITSDIKQGCSVLHEQAELLKVKFGRAIAEEANINEIVSIRGLRDRPPREISVKNLAYIIEARVQEVFELVHAEIISSGYEDRLAGGIVVTGGGSQLRHIKQLCELMCATDGRIGHPNEYLGKGKPEIIKSPMYATGVGLVLAGFKAIDERNSEYLRHKSRQTNQVVRKERQTGFSFRGILEKTKKILIDDFNEKEY; this is encoded by the coding sequence ATGGACAACGATCAACCCGTAGTTGGACTAGATATCGGTACTACTAAAATCTGCGTTATTGTAGGCCGAAAGAATGAATACGGAAAACTAGAAGTGATGGGCATGGGTAAAGCCGTCTCCGACGGTGTTATCCGAGGCATTGTCAGTAATATTGATAAAACTGTACAGGCAATCCAAAAGGCGGTTCAGCAAGCTGAAGAGCAGTCAGGAGTAGAAATTAATGTGGTGAACGTAGGCATTGCCGGGCAGCATATCCGTAGCTCGGTGCACCACGGTAGCATTACCCGTAACTCTTCCGAAGAGGAGATTACGGTAGGTGATGTAGAGCGGCTAACCCAGGATATGTACCGCATTGTAACCCCGCCCGGTTGCGAAATTATTCATGTAATGCCCCAGCACTACATCGTCGATTATGAGGAGGGGATTATGGATCCAGTAGGCATGTCGGGCGTGAAGCTGGAAGCTGATTTCCATATTATCACCGCTCAGACCAACGCGATTAACAATGTCAATAAGTGCGTTCGTAAAGCGGGATTGGAAATAGATAATCTCATCCTCGAGCCTTTGGCTTCTAGCTTGGCGGTGCTTAGTGAGGAGGAAAAGAAAGCCGGAGTTTGCTTGGTAGATATTGGGGGCGGCACCACTGATATTGCTATTTTCCACGATGGTATTATTCGCCACACAGCCGTTATTCCATTTGGTGGGAATATTATTACGTCTGATATTAAGCAAGGCTGCTCCGTGCTGCACGAGCAAGCCGAACTACTTAAAGTGAAGTTTGGCCGGGCCATTGCCGAGGAAGCTAACATTAACGAAATTGTTTCTATTCGCGGATTGCGCGACCGTCCACCTCGAGAAATCTCGGTGAAGAACCTGGCTTACATTATTGAGGCTCGAGTGCAGGAAGTCTTTGAGTTAGTTCATGCTGAGATTATTTCGTCGGGTTACGAAGATCGCCTGGCAGGAGGCATTGTTGTTACCGGCGGAGGTTCGCAACTGCGCCACATCAAGCAGCTTTGCGAGCTTATGTGCGCCACTGATGGCCGAATTGGTCATCCCAACGAATATCTAGGTAAAGGTAAGCCAGAAATAATTAAATCGCCCATGTACGCAACTGGGGTTGGCTTGGTGCTAGCGGGCTTTAAAGCGATTGACGAACGCAACTCTGAATACCTTCGTCACAAAAGCAGGCAAACCAACCAAGTTGTGCGAAAAGAACGACAAACTGGTTTTTCTTTCAGAGGTATATTGGAAAAGACCAAGAAAATATTGATTGATGACTTTAATGAGAAAGAATATTAA
- a CDS encoding NADPH-dependent FMN reductase, whose product MTVIIVGTNRRDANSRTIAAYYQRLLSDKGETSQMLDLIDLPADFLTTALYENNGQNEKFNAFRQVLKDNNRFVFIVPEYNGSFPGVLKAFIDGLDYPSSLAGKKAALVGVAAGMHGGNLALSHLTDVLHYLGMQVLPQKPTLAFIHSHLSNEEITNSVYQQLLEQQAEKLTAEKTSDTFQ is encoded by the coding sequence ATGACTGTGATTATTGTCGGAACTAACCGCCGGGATGCCAACTCTCGAACCATTGCCGCTTATTACCAACGCCTTTTGAGCGATAAAGGGGAAACCAGTCAAATGCTAGATTTGATTGACCTACCGGCTGATTTTCTAACCACAGCCTTGTACGAAAACAATGGGCAAAATGAAAAATTCAATGCTTTTCGGCAGGTGCTGAAGGATAACAATCGCTTTGTGTTTATTGTGCCGGAATATAATGGTTCCTTCCCAGGCGTGCTTAAAGCTTTCATTGATGGGCTAGATTATCCCAGTAGCTTGGCCGGAAAAAAGGCTGCCTTAGTAGGAGTGGCGGCGGGAATGCACGGCGGGAATCTTGCCCTGAGCCACTTGACCGATGTACTGCACTACTTAGGAATGCAGGTATTGCCCCAGAAGCCCACCTTAGCGTTCATTCATAGTCATCTTTCTAACGAAGAGATTACAAACTCAGTTTACCAGCAACTGCTGGAGCAGCAAGCAGAAAAGTTAACTGCTGAAAAAACCAGTGATACCTTTCAGTGA
- a CDS encoding FtsW/RodA/SpoVE family cell cycle protein, with amino-acid sequence MMVRSWAKRYLEGDSIIWLVVLSLSAIGVLVVYSTSSSLAYRERGGDTEYYLFKHIILLVLSLGAMWFVHKINYQYFARLSTFLLLLSIPLLLYTWKFGATINEASRWITLPVINQTFQPSDLAKLALITHLAGMLSRRQQIVSNFTRTVLPVMLWCGTICGIIAMTDISSAAMLFFTCLLLMYIGRVPVKHLAMLVVVGGLLGYAALSLGQRGETALSRVESFMSEEQVTFQNQQAYIAIATGGVSGKGMGKSEQRNILPLSYADFIYAIIIEEYGVIGGIGVILLFLVLLFRGMRAVSRSERAFGGLLSAGLSFAIAIQAMINMAVAVGLVPVTGLPLPLVSMGGTSLLFTSIAIGIILSTTKEFEYQKATA; translated from the coding sequence ATGATGGTACGCAGTTGGGCTAAACGATATTTAGAAGGCGATTCCATTATTTGGCTGGTCGTGCTCTCCCTGTCAGCTATTGGAGTGTTGGTGGTGTACAGTACGTCTAGTTCACTGGCGTATCGGGAGCGCGGTGGTGATACGGAGTACTACCTCTTCAAACATATTATTTTGCTAGTCTTGAGTCTGGGGGCGATGTGGTTTGTCCATAAAATTAATTATCAATACTTCGCTCGGCTATCCACATTTTTACTGCTATTGTCTATTCCGCTGCTGCTCTACACCTGGAAATTTGGGGCGACCATCAATGAAGCTTCTCGCTGGATTACGTTGCCGGTTATCAACCAAACGTTCCAGCCCTCTGACTTAGCCAAGCTAGCCCTCATTACTCATTTGGCCGGAATGCTGTCTCGTCGCCAGCAGATTGTCAGTAATTTCACGCGCACCGTACTTCCGGTAATGCTCTGGTGCGGTACCATTTGCGGAATCATCGCCATGACTGATATTTCCTCCGCAGCCATGCTATTCTTTACCTGTTTGCTACTAATGTACATTGGGCGAGTTCCGGTGAAACACTTAGCGATGCTGGTAGTAGTGGGCGGATTGCTGGGCTACGCAGCCCTAAGCCTGGGGCAACGAGGTGAAACCGCTCTGAGCCGAGTTGAATCTTTCATGAGCGAAGAGCAGGTAACCTTTCAGAATCAGCAAGCTTACATCGCTATTGCTACCGGTGGAGTATCGGGTAAAGGCATGGGGAAAAGCGAGCAGCGCAATATTTTACCGCTGTCTTATGCCGACTTTATCTACGCTATCATTATTGAAGAATACGGAGTAATTGGAGGAATAGGAGTTATACTGTTGTTTCTGGTTTTACTGTTCCGGGGAATGCGGGCGGTCTCCCGCAGCGAACGGGCGTTTGGTGGATTACTTTCGGCTGGACTGAGTTTTGCTATCGCTATTCAGGCTATGATTAACATGGCGGTAGCAGTAGGACTGGTTCCGGTTACCGGGCTACCGTTGCCCTTGGTGAGTATGGGAGGAACCTCTCTCTTATTTACCAGCATTGCTATCGGCATTATTTTAAGTACAACTAAAGAATTTGAATATCAGAAGGCGACTGCCTAA
- a CDS encoding SRPBCC family protein yields MRLTIQTSVEQDYQSVKRGFTEDLFLKLNPPFPPVQLKRFDGSSEGDVVELELNFLLFRQTWRSLITEDGETEQEWYFIDEGVKLPFFLKYWKHHHRVLKRGSGSQIVDDIHFRSPFLLMDFLLYPVLGLQFLYRKPAYKKIFST; encoded by the coding sequence ATGCGACTGACTATTCAAACTTCTGTGGAGCAAGATTATCAATCAGTAAAGCGAGGGTTTACGGAAGACTTGTTTTTGAAACTGAATCCGCCTTTCCCTCCGGTACAACTTAAGCGATTCGATGGGTCCAGTGAAGGTGATGTGGTAGAGCTAGAACTTAATTTTTTGCTATTTCGCCAAACCTGGCGTAGCCTGATTACCGAAGATGGAGAAACAGAGCAGGAGTGGTACTTTATTGATGAAGGTGTGAAGCTACCCTTCTTTCTAAAATACTGGAAACACCATCATCGGGTGCTTAAACGAGGTTCGGGGAGTCAGATTGTAGATGATATTCACTTCCGCTCGCCCTTCCTGCTCATGGATTTTCTTCTTTATCCGGTACTGGGGTTGCAGTTTCTGTATCGGAAACCAGCCTATAAGAAGATATTCTCTACTTAA